From Haemorhous mexicanus isolate bHaeMex1 chromosome 1, bHaeMex1.pri, whole genome shotgun sequence, one genomic window encodes:
- the CLDN12 gene encoding claudin-12, with amino-acid sequence MGCRDVHAATVLAFLSGTASVAGLLAAVLLPNWRQMRLYTYNKNERNVTVYTGLWIKCARFDGSRDCVIYDPQWYTAVDQLDLRVLQFALPLSMFTAVSALFLCMIGMCNTAFVSSVPNVKLAKCLVNSAGCHLVAGLLFLLACAICLTPSIWVIFYNNYLNRKYEPIFSFDISVFIAIASAGGLFFTSILLFLWYCACKSLPSPFWQPLYSHAPSMHSYASQPYSTRSRLSAVEIDIPVVTHSS; translated from the coding sequence ATGGGCTGCCGGGATGTTCATGCGGCGACCGTACTGGCCTTCCTCAGTGGAACAGCCTCAGTAGCTGGGCTCCTTGCAGCAGTTCTGCTTCCAAACTGGAGGCAGATGAGACTGTACACGTACAACAAGAATGAGAGGAATGTGACCGTTTACACTGGACTCTGGATTAAGTGTGCACGCTTTGATGGGAGCAGAGACTGTGTGATCTATGACCCACAGTGGTACACGGCTGTTGATCAGCTGGATTTGCGTGTTCTTCAGTTTGCTCTTCCTCTGAGTATGTTCACTGCTGTCTCAGCTCTGTTCCTCTGCATGATTGGCATGTGTAACACAGCCTTTGTATCGAGCGTGCCAAACGTCAAACTGGCCAAGTGCCTGGTAAACAGTGCAGGCTGCCACCTCGTGGCCGGCCTCTTGTTCCTGCTTGCCTGTGCCATTTGTCTCACTCCGTCCATCTGGGTAATTTTTTATAACAATTATCTGAACAGAAAATACGAGCCCATCTTCAGCTTTGACATCTCTGTATTTATTGCCATTGCCAGTGCTGGCGGTCTGTTTTTCACTTCCAtcctgctgttcctgtggtACTGTGCATGCAAAAgcctcccttctcctttctgGCAGCCCCTGTATTCCCACGCCCCCAGCATGCACAGCTATGCCTCTCAGCCCTACTCCACACGTTCTCGCCTCTCTGCTGTAGAAATTGACATTCCTGTTGTGACACATTCATCTTAA
- the GTPBP10 gene encoding GTP-binding protein 10 isoform X2 yields the protein MGYPNLGGEGGRGGDVWFVARERTTLKSIREKYPQKRFVAGTGANSSVKALKGEKGKDCEVHVPLGISVLDDDGKQIGELNAAGERFLAARGGLGGSLATNFLPCKGQRRTVHLDLKLIADVGLVGFPNAGKSSLLSKISHAKPEIANYAFTTIQPELGKIMYADYKQISVADLPGLIEGAHANKGMGHKFLKHVERTKQLLLVVDISGFQLSVKTQFRTAFETILLLTKELELYKEELVTKPALLAINKMDLPCAKDNLDELMTQLENPQDFFHLLEEEMIPENTLEFREVIPVSTYTGEGIEELKTCLRKSIDEQAEQVNEEYRKKKLLLLQTSKEGQMNRS from the exons ATGGGTTATCCTAatctgggaggggaaggaggaagaggtggTGATGTCTGGTTCGTCGCCCGAGAAAGGACTACCTTAAAGAGCATTAGGGAGAAATATCCCCAGAAGAGATTTGTAGCTGGAACTGGAGCCAACAGCAG TGTTAAAGCTCTAAAaggtgaaaaaggaaaagattgtGAAGTTCATGTGCCTTTGGGAATTTCAGTTCTTGATGATGATGGCAAGCAAATTG GAGAGCTTaatgcagcaggagagagatTCTTAGCAGCTCGTGGAGGTCTTGGAGGCTCTTTGGCTACAAACTTCCTGCCTTGCAAAGGTCAGAGGAGAACTGTTCACCTTGATTTGAAACTTATAGCAGATGTTGGCTTAGTTGG GTTTCCAAATGCAGGAAAGTCATCCTTGTTAAGCAAGATTTCACATGCCAAACCTGAGATTGCAAATTATGCAT TCACAACAATACAGCCTGAACTAGGAAAGATCATGTATGCAGATTATAAGCAG ATTTCAGTAGCTGATCTCCCAGGACTGATTGAAGGTGCACATGCAAACAAAGGAATGGGCCATAAATTTCTCAAACATGTAGAGAGAACCAAACAGCTTCTCTTAGTT GTtgatatttctgggtttcagcTGTCTGTGAAGACTCAGTTCAGAACAGCCTTTGAAACGATATTGCTTCTAACAAAG GAACTTGAGCTGTACAAAGAGGAACTTGTAACAAAGCCTGCGCTTCTTGCCATTAATAAAATGGATTTGCCTTGTGCAAAGGATAACTTGGATGAACTTATGACACAACTTGAGAATCCTCAGG ACTTCTTTCACTTACTAGAGGAAGAAATGATTCCAGAAAATACTCTTGAATTCAGAGAGGTGATTCCTGTATCTACATATACTGGAGAAGGAATTGAGGAGCTCAAAACATGTCTAAGAAAATCCATAGATGAGCAAGCAGAGCAGGTGAATGAAGAATATCGGAAAAAGAAGCTCCTGCTTTTACAGACTTCCAAAGAAGGACAAATGAATAGAAGCTGA
- the GTPBP10 gene encoding GTP-binding protein 10 isoform X1 → MVRCGAAVLRKYSNFIDDLRVYVRGGTGGMGYPNLGGEGGRGGDVWFVARERTTLKSIREKYPQKRFVAGTGANSSVKALKGEKGKDCEVHVPLGISVLDDDGKQIGELNAAGERFLAARGGLGGSLATNFLPCKGQRRTVHLDLKLIADVGLVGFPNAGKSSLLSKISHAKPEIANYAFTTIQPELGKIMYADYKQISVADLPGLIEGAHANKGMGHKFLKHVERTKQLLLVVDISGFQLSVKTQFRTAFETILLLTKELELYKEELVTKPALLAINKMDLPCAKDNLDELMTQLENPQDFFHLLEEEMIPENTLEFREVIPVSTYTGEGIEELKTCLRKSIDEQAEQVNEEYRKKKLLLLQTSKEGQMNRS, encoded by the exons ATGGTGCGGTGCGGCGCGGCGGTGCTGCGGAAG TACAGCAACTTCATAGACGATTTGCGGGTCTATGTGAGAGGAGGAACTGGTGGAATGGGTTATCCTAatctgggaggggaaggaggaagaggtggTGATGTCTGGTTCGTCGCCCGAGAAAGGACTACCTTAAAGAGCATTAGGGAGAAATATCCCCAGAAGAGATTTGTAGCTGGAACTGGAGCCAACAGCAG TGTTAAAGCTCTAAAaggtgaaaaaggaaaagattgtGAAGTTCATGTGCCTTTGGGAATTTCAGTTCTTGATGATGATGGCAAGCAAATTG GAGAGCTTaatgcagcaggagagagatTCTTAGCAGCTCGTGGAGGTCTTGGAGGCTCTTTGGCTACAAACTTCCTGCCTTGCAAAGGTCAGAGGAGAACTGTTCACCTTGATTTGAAACTTATAGCAGATGTTGGCTTAGTTGG GTTTCCAAATGCAGGAAAGTCATCCTTGTTAAGCAAGATTTCACATGCCAAACCTGAGATTGCAAATTATGCAT TCACAACAATACAGCCTGAACTAGGAAAGATCATGTATGCAGATTATAAGCAG ATTTCAGTAGCTGATCTCCCAGGACTGATTGAAGGTGCACATGCAAACAAAGGAATGGGCCATAAATTTCTCAAACATGTAGAGAGAACCAAACAGCTTCTCTTAGTT GTtgatatttctgggtttcagcTGTCTGTGAAGACTCAGTTCAGAACAGCCTTTGAAACGATATTGCTTCTAACAAAG GAACTTGAGCTGTACAAAGAGGAACTTGTAACAAAGCCTGCGCTTCTTGCCATTAATAAAATGGATTTGCCTTGTGCAAAGGATAACTTGGATGAACTTATGACACAACTTGAGAATCCTCAGG ACTTCTTTCACTTACTAGAGGAAGAAATGATTCCAGAAAATACTCTTGAATTCAGAGAGGTGATTCCTGTATCTACATATACTGGAGAAGGAATTGAGGAGCTCAAAACATGTCTAAGAAAATCCATAGATGAGCAAGCAGAGCAGGTGAATGAAGAATATCGGAAAAAGAAGCTCCTGCTTTTACAGACTTCCAAAGAAGGACAAATGAATAGAAGCTGA
- the FAM237B gene encoding protein FAM237B: protein MEFVWKRWWYLQLGCMLLVNLGYANPEYQKETPPSLREIDHQCWEVSSHGLVEMKKLKVADTVIALWDFMMFLKESPKPKHNELFNDLAQNFWDMYVDCVLSRSHGMGRRQLTSPKYSSTYSHRTLGGSAFINPF, encoded by the exons ATGGAATTTGTATGGAAACGATGGTGGTATCTTCAGCTGGGCTGTATGTTATTAGTGAATTTGGGTTATGCCAATCCAGAGTATCAAAAAGAAACTCCTCCAAGCCTGCGTGAGATTGACCATCAGTGCTGGGAGGTATCGTCCCACGGGCTGGTGGAAATGAAGAAACTCAAGGTAGCAGATACAGTCATTGCTCTCTGGGACTTCATGATGTTCCTAAAGGAATCCCCTAAGCCCAAGCACAATGAACTCTTCAATGATTTAGCCCAGAACTTCTGGGATATGTATGTAGACTGTGTGCTCTCAAGATCCCATGGAATGGGCAGAAGACAATTAACATCTCCAAAATATTCTTCCACGTATTCACACAGAACTTTAGGAG GGTCTGCTTTCATCAATCCATTTTAG